Proteins encoded together in one Penicillium digitatum chromosome 1, complete sequence window:
- a CDS encoding DUF967 domain protein — MALSAPSTDPEFLIAQEISAEQIFPTFTADTAWQLGNALRDRILRLPSGQRQPALISIALSGGAPLHVVFQSVTESGTIPDNENWVRRKRNTVLRFGISSWAMRQKTISGLAADADADQVEAAFVKKYSVPSANGGAVADEYAIHGGAYPIRVRGVDGVIGVVVVSGLKQEDDHQVVAETIRAFVAQQAQ; from the exons ATGGCTCTTTCCGCACCCAGCACAGAC CCGGAATTCCTCATCGCACAAGAAATAAGCGCGGAACAAATCTTCCCCACGTTCACAGCAGACACCGCTTGGCAGCTAGGAAATGCACTTCGAGACCGAATCCTCCGCCTCCCCAGCGGACAACGCCAACCGGCCCTGATCTCCATTGCTCTCAGCGGGGGAGCCCCGCTCCACGTGGTGTTCCAGTCTGTGACGGAGAGCGGCACGATCCCCGACAACGAGAACTGGGTGCGACGGAAGCGAAACACCGTGCTCCGCTTTGGTATCTCGAGCTGGGCTATGAGACAGAAGACCATTAGTGGGCTCGCGGCTGATGCCGATGCGGACCAGGTCGAGGCTGCTTTTGTTAAAAAGTACTCTGTTCCGAGTGCCAATGGCGGTGCTGTTGCGGATGAGTATGCTATCCATGGTGGTGCCTACCCGATTCGCGTGCGTGGCGTGGATGGTGTTAttggtgttgttgttgttagTGGGTTGaagcaggaggatgatcaCCAGGTCGTTGCCGAGACTATTCGGGCGTTTGTGGCTCAGCAAGCACAATAG